A single genomic interval of Lewinellaceae bacterium harbors:
- a CDS encoding TonB-dependent receptor, which produces MECTYLFKMSRLLGRFKPGGLIMMLLFAWQVSFAQSVTVTGTVTDETGFGLPGATVLIQGTSNGTVTEVDGTYSLSVQKGQTLQFSYTGYQTQSVVVGDNTVINISMAPDVSLLDEVVVTGYSSEKKADIIGSVSVISTEDMKTTPSANLTSQLQGRAGGVVVSGSGEPGSSSKVRIRGFTSFGSSSPLYVIDGVPTGDASKVNPQDIESIQVLKDATSASIYGARAAQGVIIITTKQGQAGTLRLTYDGYVGTQQFPYNRAPDLLNTADYVKYLQKNNGTSFTHPVFGNLANPVIPDYIVVSNGFKGGVKAGDPRANPDLYSIENYRDIYQIMPLSDGTDWFREATQSGFMQSHQLTASGGSDKGVYSLGFNYFNQEGTLKYSGYKRYAVRANTSFNPKKYLRLGENIQVLYEDFSAGGTGNRTEGSAFAQMFRMVPYIPVYDINGGWGGNGVGESGNGSNPVANVYRQKDNLSYNYKIFGNVFAEIMPIKNLTLRTSYGIDYGNNNYKSYTWQTYERSENVGLTQLGQGSTYNLFWTWTNTATYELPLGDHNIKVLAGTEAIKGFGDGITVSSNTFDFEDPEFVTLNTDQAVNDVSSPLFRQTLASVFGKIDYSYQGKYLLNATVRRDGSSKFGTDNRYGIFPAFGVGWRISQEGFMDNVSFIDDLKIRGGWGQLGSERVVDANNQYSIFFFNVGATNYDINRQQTGTAQGYAAKRSGSAATKWETSETTNIGFDASLFNYKVDVSFNWFNNDTKDLLVQRVRNGLEPLVIQPFINIGKMRNRGFDFNATYHGGAKSEFKWDATLTFTHYKNTVLDIDGNPETFFSSGTSRFGNAFRTQAGHPISSFVGFQIDGFFETQADLEALDQPNAVIGSWRFKDQNGDGVINDDDRTFIGSPHPDFVAGLNLGAHYRNWDLNSFFVWNYGNELYNYTKNFYEMRYFVGGVGRRVLEDGWEPGKSDAALPKLAPGTESGYTELIRNSSMDYYVESGSYFRAKTVQLGYTLPQNIMDRLQLGSIRLYVQAQNLFTITPYSGVEPDITINGTDTSNDLRMGYDETSYPQSKQFLFGLNVTF; this is translated from the coding sequence ATGGAATGTACTTACTTGTTCAAAATGAGCAGGTTACTGGGCCGGTTTAAGCCCGGAGGCCTGATCATGATGTTGCTTTTCGCCTGGCAGGTGAGCTTCGCTCAGTCTGTCACGGTGACTGGAACCGTTACCGACGAGACCGGATTCGGTCTGCCGGGAGCTACAGTCTTAATTCAGGGAACATCCAATGGTACGGTCACAGAAGTGGACGGTACTTATTCCCTGAGTGTACAAAAAGGGCAAACTCTGCAATTTTCGTACACAGGTTATCAGACGCAGTCAGTAGTTGTTGGCGATAATACCGTCATCAACATCAGCATGGCTCCGGATGTAAGCCTGCTGGACGAAGTTGTTGTTACGGGTTATTCCTCGGAGAAAAAAGCGGACATCATCGGTTCAGTATCGGTGATCAGTACCGAAGACATGAAAACCACGCCTTCGGCCAACTTGACATCCCAGCTACAGGGACGTGCAGGTGGTGTCGTGGTGAGTGGTAGTGGTGAACCGGGTTCTTCGTCTAAAGTGCGTATCCGTGGATTTACTTCCTTCGGATCCAGTTCTCCGCTTTATGTTATCGACGGAGTTCCTACGGGAGACGCTTCCAAAGTTAACCCGCAGGACATCGAGTCCATCCAGGTGTTGAAAGATGCTACTTCAGCGTCAATCTATGGTGCTCGCGCCGCTCAGGGTGTAATCATCATCACCACCAAACAAGGACAAGCTGGTACACTCAGACTGACCTATGATGGTTATGTTGGTACCCAGCAATTCCCTTACAATCGCGCTCCGGACCTGTTGAATACTGCAGATTATGTTAAATACCTGCAGAAGAACAACGGTACGAGCTTCACCCACCCGGTATTCGGCAACCTGGCCAACCCGGTTATTCCTGATTACATCGTGGTCAGCAATGGCTTCAAAGGTGGTGTGAAAGCCGGTGACCCACGGGCCAATCCGGATCTGTACTCCATTGAGAATTACCGTGATATTTATCAGATTATGCCGTTGTCCGATGGTACCGACTGGTTCCGTGAAGCAACGCAGTCTGGATTTATGCAATCGCACCAGTTGACGGCTAGTGGAGGTTCTGACAAAGGAGTGTATTCTCTTGGTTTCAATTACTTTAATCAGGAAGGTACCTTGAAGTATTCCGGTTACAAGCGCTACGCTGTCCGGGCCAATACCTCATTCAATCCTAAAAAATACCTGCGCTTGGGTGAAAACATTCAGGTGCTGTACGAAGACTTTTCAGCAGGTGGTACTGGTAACCGTACGGAAGGCAGTGCTTTCGCACAGATGTTCCGGATGGTACCCTATATTCCTGTTTACGACATCAACGGTGGTTGGGGTGGTAACGGTGTTGGAGAATCCGGTAACGGTTCCAACCCGGTTGCTAACGTCTATCGTCAGAAAGACAACCTGAGCTACAACTACAAGATCTTTGGTAACGTATTTGCCGAAATCATGCCGATCAAGAATTTGACCCTGCGTACCTCCTATGGTATTGATTATGGAAATAACAACTATAAAAGCTATACCTGGCAGACCTACGAACGTTCTGAAAACGTCGGTCTGACTCAGTTGGGACAAGGTTCTACCTACAACTTGTTCTGGACCTGGACCAACACCGCAACCTATGAATTGCCTTTGGGCGATCACAACATCAAAGTATTGGCAGGTACCGAAGCCATCAAAGGCTTTGGAGACGGGATCACCGTATCTTCCAACACCTTCGACTTTGAAGACCCAGAATTCGTTACCCTGAATACCGATCAGGCTGTAAACGACGTTTCTTCACCATTGTTCCGTCAGACGCTTGCTTCCGTCTTTGGAAAGATCGACTATTCATACCAGGGCAAATACCTGTTGAATGCAACTGTACGCCGGGACGGTTCTTCCAAATTTGGTACCGATAACCGGTATGGTATCTTCCCCGCCTTCGGTGTGGGATGGCGTATTTCACAGGAAGGCTTCATGGATAATGTTTCCTTCATCGATGACCTGAAAATCCGCGGTGGCTGGGGACAGTTAGGTAGTGAGCGCGTGGTTGATGCCAATAACCAGTACTCCATCTTCTTCTTCAACGTGGGTGCAACCAACTACGACATCAACCGTCAGCAGACAGGTACCGCACAAGGTTACGCTGCTAAACGTTCAGGTAGTGCTGCAACCAAGTGGGAAACTTCAGAGACAACCAACATTGGATTTGACGCTTCCTTGTTCAACTACAAAGTTGATGTTTCTTTCAACTGGTTCAACAACGATACGAAAGACCTTTTGGTACAACGTGTACGGAATGGTTTGGAACCGTTGGTTATCCAGCCTTTCATCAACATTGGTAAGATGCGTAACCGTGGATTTGACTTCAATGCAACCTATCATGGCGGTGCAAAGAGTGAATTCAAATGGGATGCTACGCTGACCTTTACACATTACAAGAATACGGTTCTCGACATTGACGGTAATCCGGAGACTTTCTTCTCTTCAGGCACCTCTCGCTTTGGTAACGCCTTCAGAACACAGGCAGGTCACCCGATCTCTTCCTTCGTAGGATTCCAGATCGATGGTTTCTTTGAAACACAGGCCGACCTCGAAGCATTGGATCAGCCAAACGCAGTGATTGGTTCTTGGAGATTTAAAGATCAGAATGGAGACGGTGTCATCAATGACGACGACCGTACCTTCATTGGTAGCCCTCACCCGGACTTTGTTGCCGGTTTGAACCTGGGTGCTCATTACCGTAACTGGGACTTGAACTCCTTCTTCGTATGGAACTATGGCAACGAGCTGTATAACTACACCAAAAACTTCTATGAAATGCGTTATTTCGTAGGTGGTGTTGGTCGTAGAGTGTTGGAAGATGGCTGGGAACCTGGTAAATCGGATGCAGCCCTGCCTAAATTGGCTCCCGGTACCGAATCTGGTTATACCGAATTGATCCGGAACTCTTCAATGGATTACTACGTAGAAAGCGGTTCCTACTTCCGGGCTAAAACTGTTCAGTTGGGCTATACCTTGCCTCAGAACATCATGGACCGCCTGCAATTGGGCAGCATCCGTCTGTATGTTCAGGCTCAGAACCTGTTTACTATCACTCCTTACTCAGGAGTTGAACCAGACATTACGATTAACGGTACGGACACCTCGAACGACTTGCGGATGGGATACGATGAAACAAGTTATCCGCAGAGTAAGCAATTCCTGTTTGGCTTGAACGTAACCTTCTAA